One Actinoplanes missouriensis 431 DNA segment encodes these proteins:
- a CDS encoding 2-aminoethylphosphonate ABC transporter substrate-binding protein — MRRTLAVLVSVLILAGCGSGTGSTAAEGDRTVTLYTADGLGDWYTEQFAAFEKQTGITVQTIEAGSGEIVSRLQKERTNVQADLVVTLPPYIQKASADGLLQAYTPAGADQVTGAAADYTPVVNNYLCFIYNPSSLSTPPKTFDDLLSPSLKGKLQYSTPGQAGDGTAVLLHLQHVLGKDGALEYLRKLEANNVGPSSSTGKLQPKVSKGEIYVANGDVQMNLASINNDKSHFKIFFPSGTGEKPSTFALPYVMGVAAGAPHAGNAKKLADFLLTPAAQEQIAAQAYGFPARGDVKPGDTSILDGVEIWQPDWTRILADNDADIAAYNKALGLS, encoded by the coding sequence ATGAGACGTACCCTCGCCGTTCTTGTCTCGGTTTTGATCTTGGCGGGCTGTGGATCCGGGACCGGGTCCACCGCCGCCGAGGGCGACCGGACCGTCACGCTCTACACCGCCGACGGGCTCGGCGACTGGTACACCGAGCAGTTCGCCGCGTTCGAGAAGCAGACCGGCATCACGGTGCAGACCATCGAGGCCGGCTCCGGCGAGATCGTCTCCCGGCTGCAGAAGGAGCGGACCAACGTCCAGGCCGACCTGGTCGTCACGCTGCCGCCCTACATTCAGAAGGCGTCCGCGGACGGGCTGCTGCAGGCCTACACCCCGGCCGGCGCGGACCAGGTGACAGGGGCCGCCGCCGATTACACGCCGGTGGTCAACAACTACCTCTGCTTCATCTACAACCCGTCGTCGCTGAGTACACCGCCGAAGACCTTCGACGACCTGCTCAGCCCGTCGCTCAAGGGCAAGCTGCAGTACTCCACGCCGGGTCAGGCCGGCGACGGCACCGCCGTGCTGCTGCACCTGCAGCACGTGCTCGGCAAGGACGGCGCCCTGGAGTACCTCAGGAAGCTCGAGGCCAACAACGTCGGCCCGTCGTCGTCCACCGGCAAGCTGCAGCCCAAGGTGAGCAAGGGCGAGATCTATGTGGCCAACGGCGACGTCCAGATGAACCTCGCTTCCATCAACAACGACAAATCCCACTTCAAGATCTTCTTCCCTTCCGGTACGGGGGAGAAGCCGTCCACCTTCGCCCTGCCGTACGTGATGGGCGTCGCCGCCGGAGCACCGCACGCCGGCAACGCGAAGAAGCTCGCCGACTTCCTGCTCACCCCGGCCGCCCAGGAGCAGATCGCCGCCCAGGCCTACGGCTTCCCGGCCCGCGGCGACGTGAAGCCCGGCGACACCTCGATCCTCGACGGCGTCGAGATCTGGCAGCCGGACTGGACCCGCATCCTCGCCGACAACGACGCCGACATCGCGGCCTACAACAAAGCGCTCGGACTCTCATGA